The following nucleotide sequence is from Salvia miltiorrhiza cultivar Shanhuang (shh) chromosome 7, IMPLAD_Smil_shh, whole genome shotgun sequence.
GAGGACCAAACTAGGACTGCCTCTGAAATGGCAGACGTGCTCTATCATGCCATGGTCTTGCTGGCTCTGAAAGGAGTTAAAGTCGAAGATGTCCTTCAAGTCTTAAGACTGAGGTTTGCACAATCAGGTgttgaagaaaagaaaagtcgCAAATCATAGCAAGTCAAACACTTATACTTAACTTTCACTGAACAGAGATGACTCAAAAATTGAATAATCTACAAATCATATTGCGATGAGCTCTTTCCTGTTACGCCTTAAATGTGTATATATCTTGAGCTatttttgttattgttattggTTCAACTCTGTATGTTACATTGTTATGGAATTTTTACATAATGTTTTCTCATGTTTTCCTCATGAAGTCATGAATGCAATTTTTTTCCAGATGAGAAATACTGCAATAAattctagtggaatgaattccCAAATCATATTCAACTATTCtggattttttttcttgtttgcagttttttttatattttattctcatTATTATaacaatatactccctccgtcccaataaaagtggcaacctttccattttggtttgtcccactaaaaatggccactttccaaaaatagaaatattagtatttaattaagtccacttaattaaaattagggctctctaattaaatcatcatttatttacctctctctcactcaaaacacacaaaaCACATACAGAACTCACACACCTATCGGCCGCCTCTTCTcctacttctctcttcttctctggCGACTACAGCAGCACCGGCCGCCGGCCGCCGCCCCGCCCCCGTTCCCTTCTCCCTCGTCCTCTTCCTCCCTAGAACACACACAACGACGCAGCCTCCTCCCGCGAAAGGGGAAAATCGATTTCTGGGTCAAATCGGAGGGGGATAAGCTGAACAACGGCGAATCAGTCGTGGTGGTCGACCACGGCGCCGCCCTTCTCTCAGAAACCCTAGATCTAAACTCACCgcccttctcttctcttctcttctcttctctcgcGATTTTTCTCTGAAATTCCGtctgtgcgtgtgtgtgtgttctgtttgGAGCATCTGGTGTGGCGATTTGGGGGCTGGGTTTTCTGGAGAAAATCGATTCCTGGAGCGTCTGATGAGCGTGGATTCCGGGCATGGCGGTGGCGATTTGGGGGCTGGGTTTTCAGGCGGTTGGTTGAGGTGCGCGATTTGGGGGCTGGATTTTCAGGCGGTTGGTTGAGGTGCGCGATTTGGGGGTTGGATTTGAGAGAGAGCTCGACGTAGGTGAAGTCAGACGTGGGTGTCTGGTTCGCGATGATAGGACGGCGAGGGGCGaccgccgtcgccgtcgccggcGCCGCTGTCGCCGTCGTCCAGGTGCtgtgagaagaagaagatgttAGATGGAGGAGGAAAGTAATTATCTCATTAAACTTGGTGGACCACACTCAATTAACTCATAACaataagtttcttaatctccgtgcccaaataaaaatggccacttttattgagacggagggagtaataaaaattgatttctttttttattcaccttatatttattaaaatttgtagcTTTATGCGCACATTATTTTGGGATGCAACGAGTATAAAATTTCAGCCATAAATGAACTAAAACATGCCACAAGGTCTAATTTAGTTTTGACGCGATAAAACTAAATTCAGAGAATCCACTAATCCTTCAAGTCTGAAAAATAGTTAGATTATAAATTcgttacttaaaaaaaaaacaataactaAGATAAATTCAAAACATATCCAGTGACATTTTGACGCTGCTTGCTAGAAATTCGTTTTCCATGAATAATCTTGGGGTAAATTTGTTTTCCACAACAAAGCCTCTTTGATTTGCTTTTCAAATAAAGGGTCACAATCAATTACTTCAATCTTGGACAAATCTTCATAGAATTTCCAATACAACTCTTCCAACTTATTGAACAAATCTTCATAGAATTTCCAATACAACTCTTCCAACTTGTAGCAGTGTTGTATGCTCAAGCACTGCAGTCTTCAATCAGAAGATACTTAAGTTTCATAAATTTATGGCCTTCCACTTCCCACTTGGGCCCTTGAAAGGCATTGCATCGCAGTTTGAGAACTTCAAGACGAGGCAACCAAGCAATCTTGCCCATTTCTTCCCACTGTAGTCAGGGTTCACAACCACACATTTAAGTGATTCGAGTTCATTGAGCTGGCAAATATGGTTGAAGCAGCTCAATGGCTCCACAGCCAATTCAAAAGACGGTTTTGGTGCAACTGAGAGCACTCACGCCTAAGAGTGTTGAAAGATTGCCCCATTTAAATCTGGCACATCACTTCCCATGATCTGCAAATGTTTCAATTCTTTCATATCCCATATACTCATTGGCAAATACACATGCTTGAAGTTGAAATGTCGACGAAATGAAGGCTCGAGAGGTTGGATATGGAAGCAGGGAGGTCGTCATTGCAAGTGAGGGCGAGGTACCTTAACCGGACTAGTTCCGACACCTCCAGTGGGAAGTCGTAGAAACGGATGCTGAGAGCATCGAGATGCTGCACCAATCTCAACTCGAAACATATTGGTACTTGATATTTGATGATATGCACGCAGACATAGGAGTGATTTTGCAGTAGATGAACAATTTTCCTGGATGCACATCTTTGATGCCAAACAAAACGTTGTTGTGTATGGACAACCTCGTTTGCCCTTGTATTCCTTCTCCTAAACCATCTTCACAATTATTTAGGACATGTAAAAACTTGTTTTTCTTGGCTTCTTTGCAACACAAATGCAACCAAGAAGAGTGGAGTTCGGTATTAGTGTCATTACATTTTCAAAAGCATCAACTTTCGGTGGCCTTACCCATGTGATTTCTGTATTATTGTCACTATATTTTCAAAAGTATTAATTTTCGTTGATCTTATCCATGTGACTTCTGCATTATTGTTATCATATTTTCAAAAGCATTAACTTTTGGTGATCCTACCGCATTTAACTTTGTGTAATTACGAGTCTTAATTTAAAAGTAATCATATAATTGTCACACAAATATTATATGATTATTTTCAATTGCATCGAATCAATTTACTTTGCGTAGttgataatatttaatttaatatttttatttttaaaattgtaactttttttaattcaatcattttcaatataatatgaattaaataaaaaagtaattttaatattttatttttatctatttggACTAATTCTAAAAAATAACATCTCCTAAAACAATACTTTAATCTGTTTATAATTTCCCAAAGaaagtaaaaagaaataaaaagcgTCATTTTCACACCCAACTTCCAATAATCAACTTGatgtttaattatatatactgtctatcaaaatattttaaaataatattctccaaaaaaaaatattaaaataatgtataCTTTTATATTAGTGAtagttttaattattaatattgtaCCGGTAAAGTACATTGAACCATATTAAGTTCTATATTAAGTTCTAACCAGGtctacataaaaaaataatcatttcaCACATAACTAGAAATTTTGACACCTAACTTTCACACCAAATCGATTCTCAACAAAAAAACTCGCACCAAATCGTATCGAGTCAAATGCAATGTTCACACCAAACTTCCTCAGTTTAAATCCAAATTCCAACATTTTTTATGTCGTGTTTCACTATTAAATTCGttatcttaaaaataaaattaattatataattaatgataattaagtattttaaaattttaaaaattatatgccTTATGAATTATTGACTTTTTTCAACcataataatcaattattaacgaataaaactaaaattaaatgttaaaaaataCTTATATGCCCTAAGTATGTATGTAGAACAAACTCTAATTAATAagtacaaaattaaactaaactaTAAGAAACCAAAATTGAAGTAGGATTTCAAGGGCTAACTTCCCAATTCCCACATCAACCTTTTTTGCGTCGACGTCGAGGTAAGAAATAGAATTTTGAAATTCCCCAAGTGAGCAATTGGTTCTTATTTTggtggtgttttttttttttttaataaattaacaattaaacaaagaaattaaaCACTGTGCTATGATGAActcaaacaaaaaattattgacTTTAAGCATTAAACCCTCCATCGCTAGACACACACcttattttaattgaaaaggAGAAAGAAACGAATCTTGAACAAATCTTGCAAAACAATGTGCCTCAATGCGGGCGGTAGAGAAATTGTCAGAATATTTTAACGTTAAAGTCTACCATGAGGGAGCAATTTTGGGTATTAATAGTTAATTAGTTATCCATCTTGCTTGCTACATCAAATTTCCAAAACTATAAGCCTTCTGCCTCATCTCATCTTCAATCACATACAcatacacacgcacacagaTAGATGGCTGCGTATGCTGCTTTCATTTCTCTCAAGTCCACGATCCACCACTTCCTAAAATACTACGACATCTGCTTAACTCTCCCCTCCTTAAAAATGTTACAACTTCTATACAACCAAGTGGAGTCATTTGAACAATTTCTCAATACATCAGACAGCAGCAGTAGGAAGAGGATGGATGATCGATTTCATCAGATCGCGATGGCAATGGATCAATTTGAGGATATCCTTCTCATCTACAAGTTAGAGCCGAGCGAAAGAGCACAATCTGGAGGTGAGATCGATGGGTTTCTAGATCTCGATCACGTGAAACAAGCCTTCGACGCCATTACTGCATCAATGCAGGAGCTGCAGGCTGAGCACGCCGTCGTTTCACCCAGAGATTCTAGCGGTAAATTGGTTGGCTTATTTGATCAGTACAATCAACTCAAGGAGAGAATCTTCCTTTGCCGCTTTGTTATCTCAATCGTTGGGATGGCCGGCAACGGTAAGACTACTCTCGCTGAGGAAATCTTGTGCGATTTTGATATCGTGGAAATGTTCGAGTCTCGTGCTTGGGTAGCAGTGGGCAGTACATACGACAGAAGAGATGTTCTGCTTCTGATTCTCGCTCAAGTGGATCCTGATGCTTGCGCAATGATCGGTGCAGAGGAAGGTGATAGGGAAATAAGCAAGTATCTGGAGAGGAGTTTGGAGGGTAAGAGGTTCTTGATCGTGTTTGATGATGTGTGGGACGTTGACTTCTGGTACAATCTGGAGTATTTACTTCCCAACAATGGCGACGGAAGCAAAGTCGTGCTCACGACTAGGTCGCGAGAATTGGGTGATGGTGCGGAGGCAGTTTTTGATATGCGGCTGCTGAGCGAGGAAGAGAGTTGGGATCTTCTTCGCCACAAGGTGTTTGGTGAAGAGGATTGCCCTTCTGAGCTGGTCAAAGCTGGGAAGAAGATTGCAGAGTACTGTGATGGTCTGCCTCTCACCATTGTCGCAGTCTCCGGCCTTCTGTCTGAGGCCGACAGGACCTTAAAGTTCTGGAACGAGGTGGCGGCAAGGAAAAGGCATTGGCTTTTCCTTGCTGCATATGATGGGATGTTGGAGGTGCTATATCCCAGCTACTGGTCCTTGTCTTTACAGTTAAGAAGGTGTTTTCTTTATATGGGAGTTTTTCCTCAAGATTATAAGATCCCGCGGTCCAAGATCATTAATTTGTGGATTGCTGAAGAGGGATTACTTGATCCGATAACAGACCAATATGGACAGCAATTTTTGTTTGGAATGATTGGACTAGAAGAGTTCAATCTTCTACGAAATACTCCTGAGCAAGTGCTCGACTTGGAAAATTATGCTGTGGAGTATTTGGAGGATCTTGCTTCAAAAACTCTCGTCATGGTCCACCAAAAGAGCACGACGAGAGCTGTGATCAGAAGGAGTTGGGCTCAAGGTATAAAAACATGTGGCCTTCACTCTTCTTGGTGGCACCTCTGCCACAGAGAAGCTACCAAGAGGAATGTTTTCTACATCCTAACCAGTCTAGAAGACGGTGTAGGAGAAGACATCAAAGGCCAGACGACGTTGTCCATCCACCAGAACGTCTTGTTTGGCATCAAAGATGTGTACGAATCAATGGTGGAGAATTGTGCATCATCTGCACGTTCTCTCTTATGCTTTGGTCCATACCATCAGTATCAAGTACCAGTGTGTTTTGAGCTCAGATCACTGCAGCATCTTGATGCTCTCAACATCCGTTTCTACAAGTTCCCTCTTGCAGCAACGGAACTAGTTGAGTTAAGGTACCTTGCTCTCACGTGCAACGGGAAGGTCCCTCCATCCATATCCAAACTCCAGAAGCTCAAGTTCTTGATTATCCATCAACATTTTAACATCAAATTTCGTGGTGTTTCATCGTATCTGCCTATGGAGATATGGGATATGAAAGATTTGAGGTATATGCGGATCATGGGAAGTGACTTACCATCAGGTGACTCTGTCTTGCCAAATCTCTCAAAACTTTTACATGTGAGCAGCCACAGTTGCACCAAGAGTGTATTTGAGGGACTTCCCAATCTAAGGAAGTTAGGAATTCAAATCGAATTGACACCTTTTGGTGCTGAACCCCCTACCTACTTTGATCACATCTCCCTTCTCGATGGATTAGAGTCACTCAAATGTGTTGTCGTGAATCCTGATTTCACGCCTAAGTTGATTCCCCAACCATCTCTCCCAAATTTCCCATCTCATCTGGAGAAGTTAACTCTGACTGGGTTGGGTTGTTCATGGGAAGAAATGAGCAAGATTGCTTCATTGCAGAAGCTTGCAGTGCTGAAACTGCGAAGCAATGCCTTTCGGGGACCAAAGTGGGATTTCAAGGAGCACAGATTCGTGAAACTTGAATACCTTCTGATTGAAGACTGTGATTTGGAGAAATTGGAAATTGGAGATGAAAGCTTCGATGATCTTCAGTACATGTGCATGAAGCACTGCTACAAATTGAAGGAGATCCGCGTCGAATCTGAGCTTGCTATTTCAAATATTGAAATAGTTGACTGCAACACTTTAGCTGAAAAGCAAATCAAGAAGGCTATGTTAAGATGCAACAGATTAATCCACAATTTTTCTGTCCATTCTTCATGGATGAAATCATGAACATCAACTGCGTGATAAGATGGGTAGATGACGTCGTTGAACACTGCCAGAAAACAAGGTGTTAAATGAAGCAGGTGGAAATAACTGATATTTCAAGCAGACAAGAATTTCAACTTGACACTATTAACTGTAGTAAATTACGCGAAAAGTGTTTATCCTCAAACTTCGTTTATCTATGGTGAAGAGACTTCTCATTTGAATGCATGTCTGGTATTTCTTGAAGCAGTGCATGCCAGTATTATTCCTCATAAGTATTCAACATAAGTTGTAGAAATGAAACATTGTACTATTAGTTTTGGTAAAAGTTATTTGTTTAATCACAACATATTAGGATACTACATAGATAATGTATAGTCTTTAGGATAATGTGATTCAACCATTAAGATGCGATCCAATTAGTCATTAATCTATAAAATGTATTTAACCAGCCGCAATTGTGACTATATAGCTGCATAAAAAACTACAAGCATATACACAGAAACAGACTGACATAATGAAAACAATACATATATCAATTGAACAAGTGCAGATCATGAAAGGCAGCCAGATTATAGATATCATTTGTCCTTTCCTGGTTACTGCACAGGAAGCAGAAGCAAGAGCAGGATAAGTAATCAGACTTTGGAGTAAAATCTGGCAACCCAGGGGGCGAGCTCAGTGATGTTGGGTGTTCTAGGGTTCACAGAGTAATAATCCGACCAATAGCAAGGCGAGAGCTTCTCCGAGAAATTCCCATTTGAGTAAATGCAAAATGGCAGCCAGTCTTCACCTCCAttcattcttctttttctttcccttGGATAGGCTAGAGGTGCTTGTATGTACCTACAATTTGTGTAAGCATgcaaattttaaatcaaatgCTATGGAATTAAcatcaattatatgcatataatGTAATATGTCAAACATGCCTATTTTGGGCATGCATTCTACTTGAAGTTGAAGAACATACTTTCACAGAAACAGACTGAAAGTGACTGGATAAAATCATCATTCATGTTTGACTTCATGTTTCATGGCAACTACAGAACAATCATCCACTAATTTTTTACCCAGATGTGTATAAGAAAAACCTAAAAGTATTGGGCTTCATGTCTCCGGGGAGCAAGCCATACCAAACTAATGCCAAATGTAAAAGAACTAGGAGTTAATCCAGACTCCCCCAGCAATAATAACCTACCATTATTCTATTAGTGTCGAAGTAATTGCATAACTCATGTTTTAACTCAATTGACAAATGATACTCACTTACTCAGACGAAGGTAACATGCTGTTTGCAGTGGAACACCATGACTGGTTACAATGAAGTGCCACAACTAATTGaagattattattttaattactaCAACCACCTGATACCCTCAAGAACAGCATCCCAACAAAAATGAGTGTGACCAAACACGTGACATGCTGGTAGCCGCCCTTCTGCTCCATGTATAGCTCTTATTCGTTTCTCAAGATATTTTGAGCCAATAACTTTTGGAAGGTTGGGATAGAAGAGCATTCTTTTTTCTGGACATAACTCTTGCCTGCAGAAAAACGCTTACAAGTTACTGGTAGGTCGGGCTCAGAAGTTGGTATCAACTATGGTTTTCTGAAAGAATAAGCATTATGATATTTCTTACCACAACATTAAGATAAAGCAGAGTTCTAAGTGATTAGGACATAGATGGGCAAATTCCCTAGAACATACATCAGCCAAAAGGACCAAAACTAGGAGTAGAAATTTTGACGGCCTAAATATGtggtccacaaaaaataaatagcGGCCAAAAATGAATCTTTGCAATTGTGTGAAAAATGTGTATATTGCATAAGTACTAAGATAAGATTCCACCTTCCCATTACTGACCTTGGAAGAAAGTGAGAGAAGGAGATTAAATGAGTGCTTTTCTTCAAGATATCTTCGACTACACCAGAATTCTCATCATTCAGAGAATCAAAATACAGTGCAAGGGAAGTCTCTCCATTTTTGAGTTCGTCAGGCCATTTGCATACATGGTAGTCCTTACATGCCTACAGTGCAAACAAGAAACAACTTAGCTCATACTATCCAGTGGCAATGAGTAATGTAACATTGGGATGAAGAAGCTAATCCACTACCGTGTCTTACCTAAATAGATTGCAGACTAGCATGCAGCTTAGTGTTGAGTTACACAACaattaataatcaaattaaagaaaatgaGAATGCTGGTTCTCATCTTCGAAATAATGTGACACGGAACACATCTTCTGATAGCCACAAAAGTTTAATCGAGAATGCAATATTCTAGTGATAAGCTGTCCAGTTAGACAAAGATGTGAAGTCCTTACTAGGAGAAAGAAAGTTAATCACCATCGCCAAAGATGGAATTCGGATTCCAGTTATGTCTCTTTCCTCATCAAAGCTCTAGACAAAAAAACCATGCCACTAACAATATATAAGTAATTGAGATCCATATCCAAATTGAAGGCATCAGcattattaaataatcaagCATATTTCTACCTCATGATACCAGGAATATAATGGGATAATTCCCAGACCATCAACTATGCTAGGTTTCGTCTCCACGCCGAGCTTCTGACACGCATCCAGCAATTTATCCAGCTTATCGAGTGACCCCAACTAAAATGAGAGAGAAACAAAGTATCGTTCTTTAATTACATCGAATTGGGCACACAAATTTAATAATCAGAGCAGCTCATCGAAAAATTTGTTGATTCATTGTGGACTTACGCAATCAATTTTATCCCTGCGGAGCCAGAGATCGTGATTTCCAGGGACGAAGAAGACGCGGTCAAACTTTTCCTTCAAAATGGACATTGAGACGAGGAAATTCTGGTAAGTCTCGGCCACATCGCCGGCAACAAGGAGCACATTTTGGCCGTCGTTGTGGTTGGGTAAGGAGTTGAGCCAAGACATGTTTTCCGAGTAATCGGTGTGCAAATCAGACACCACGTACACTCTGGCACCACCACCGCCGTCAATTGTGGCAGTCTCAACTGCTGGTCTCGTAGTGAGATGGAGTCTGGCGGAGCGAGGTTGAGTGCATAA
It contains:
- the LOC130992147 gene encoding uncharacterized protein LOC130992147 isoform X1, translated to MARSQCFFGSGPLSLALALRPASPPPHPNSSTGYLCTQPRSARLHLTTRPAVETATIDGGGGARVYVVSDLHTDYSENMSWLNSLPNHNDGQNVLLVAGDVAETYQNFLVSMSILKEKFDRVFFVPGNHDLWLRRDKIDCLGSLDKLDKLLDACQKLGVETKPSIVDGLGIIPLYSWYHESFDEERDITGIRIPSLAMACKDYHVCKWPDELKNGETSLALYFDSLNDENSGVVEDILKKSTHLISFSHFLPRQELCPEKRMLFYPNLPKVIGSKYLEKRIRAIHGAEGRLPACHVFGHTHFCWDAVLEGIRYIQAPLAYPRERKRRMNGGEDWLPFCIYSNGNFSEKLSPCYWSDYYSVNPRTPNITELAPWVARFYSKV
- the LOC130993767 gene encoding putative late blight resistance protein homolog R1A-10 encodes the protein MAAYAAFISLKSTIHHFLKYYDICLTLPSLKMLQLLYNQVESFEQFLNTSDSSSRKRMDDRFHQIAMAMDQFEDILLIYKLEPSERAQSGGEIDGFLDLDHVKQAFDAITASMQELQAEHAVVSPRDSSGKLVGLFDQYNQLKERIFLCRFVISIVGMAGNGKTTLAEEILCDFDIVEMFESRAWVAVGSTYDRRDVLLLILAQVDPDACAMIGAEEGDREISKYLERSLEGKRFLIVFDDVWDVDFWYNLEYLLPNNGDGSKVVLTTRSRELGDGAEAVFDMRLLSEEESWDLLRHKVFGEEDCPSELVKAGKKIAEYCDGLPLTIVAVSGLLSEADRTLKFWNEVAARKRHWLFLAAYDGMLEVLYPSYWSLSLQLRRCFLYMGVFPQDYKIPRSKIINLWIAEEGLLDPITDQYGQQFLFGMIGLEEFNLLRNTPEQVLDLENYAVEYLEDLASKTLVMVHQKSTTRAVIRRSWAQGIKTCGLHSSWWHLCHREATKRNVFYILTSLEDGVGEDIKGQTTLSIHQNVLFGIKDVYESMVENCASSARSLLCFGPYHQYQVPVCFELRSLQHLDALNIRFYKFPLAATELVELRYLALTCNGKVPPSISKLQKLKFLIIHQHFNIKFRGVSSYLPMEIWDMKDLRYMRIMGSDLPSGDSVLPNLSKLLHVSSHSCTKSVFEGLPNLRKLGIQIELTPFGAEPPTYFDHISLLDGLESLKCVVVNPDFTPKLIPQPSLPNFPSHLEKLTLTGLGCSWEEMSKIASLQKLAVLKLRSNAFRGPKWDFKEHRFVKLEYLLIEDCDLEKLEIGDESFDDLQYMCMKHCYKLKEIRVESELAISNIEIVDCNTLAEKQIKKAMLRCNRLIHNFSVHSSWMKS
- the LOC130992147 gene encoding uncharacterized protein LOC130992147 isoform X2 translates to MARSQCFFGSGPLSLALALRPASPPPHPNSSTGYLCTQPRSARLHLTTRPAVETATIDGGGGARVYVVSDLHTDYSENMSWLNSLPNHNDGQNVLLVAGDVAETYQNFLVSMSILKEKFDRVFFVPGNHDLWLRRDKIDCLGSLDKLDKLLDACQKLGVETKPSIVDGLGIIPLYSWYHEACKDYHVCKWPDELKNGETSLALYFDSLNDENSGVVEDILKKSTHLISFSHFLPRQELCPEKRMLFYPNLPKVIGSKYLEKRIRAIHGAEGRLPACHVFGHTHFCWDAVLEGIRYIQAPLAYPRERKRRMNGGEDWLPFCIYSNGNFSEKLSPCYWSDYYSVNPRTPNITELAPWVARFYSKV